In Nonlabens agnitus, the DNA window TTTTTTTATTGATAGGATCATCGTTTATAGAAGAAGATGATTTCAAATAAATAGTATGCGAAAGCCATTATAGCTGTCTATTTACTGAGATTAGATGTTTTGATAGAAGATCAAGATTTGACTTATCTTATAAGTTGAAGAAATGCTGAACTTTAACTTTTAACAGATACCACTCGGTCATTCATGACGATAATGATGTCACTCATGACAAAACGCATAATATTCAAGCAATTAGCGATTTTTTTTTCATTTTTGACATGGCCTTTAGATTAGGGTCTCCACTCAAAAATTTTGAAAATGACACAGCTTTATCAGTCCGATTTTCTAAATATCCATACAGCAGATGAACTTCTAATTCAAGAATGGACTGGAAAGCAGTTGACTGTAGATCATTTCAAGAGAGAATTAAAGAATTTCTTATGGCTTTTTAAAAAATCCCGACTAAAAGGAGTGCTTTGGCTTCAAGAAAGGTTTACCCTGGATATTCCTAATGAGCTGCACGACTGGATCGAAAAAAATATATTAGAGCCACAATATAAATTTGGACTACGCCGGTTGGCATTTACCATTCCCAAAGATCAAGAGGCACATATCTCCATCATCGATTCCTTTAATAAAGTAAACAGCGTCATGCAACCTAGATATTTTGTATGTAGGGACAAAGCCATAAGGTTGCTGTTAGAAGGTGATTTCCCTAAAGA includes these proteins:
- a CDS encoding response regulator transcription factor; the encoded protein is MTQLYQSDFLNIHTADELLIQEWTGKQLTVDHFKRELKNFLWLFKKSRLKGVLWLQERFTLDIPNELHDWIEKNILEPQYKFGLRRLAFTIPKDQEAHISIIDSFNKVNSVMQPRYFVCRDKAIRLLLEGDFPKEKEDINYEINRSIDATQITLEVHHRQLPHAIRHLDKLKEQFQFRINHTEKFEQLTLRELEILKAICRGDVNREIAERLFLSESTVATHRKSIVKKLGIKSSNDWHQFGSAFL